The Anopheles moucheti chromosome 3, idAnoMoucSN_F20_07, whole genome shotgun sequence genome contains the following window.
AAAACACCGGAGAGGCGGATGGAAAAGAACGCACCGAGGAAGGAAAGGGGTATCGGGGATTAAGTAGCCGGCCAGAGGCGATTCTTCCTGCCCGTTTCGATTGTGCCAGCGTAGCGCGGGTGTTGGTGACGCAGAAgctaaatttcattttttactCCAATCAGTACCTTCAAAGACCctgcccgaaaaaaaaaactgccaaCACAAATTGCCAACTTATCGCTCACTGGCAGTGGAAATGAGGGGTGATACCGGGTGATACAGATGGGGTGGGTTTGCAGTGCACGCGCGCGATTTTGTTGTAATCGATGAGTGTCGGTGCGCAAACACATTCGTGTGGTAGCCGCGAAACGAAGCGGTCCTGATTTTTTGGAGCAGGCACAACTCGGCGATCAGTTCTTCCCGATCGATTTGTGACATTTGAGCGTGAAGAAGGATCGTGTTTCAGAAGGTTCGAGATACAAACACAACGAAGATGAAGACGATAGCACAGCCACCGTTTGACATAGTGACGGAACCACCGACCGAGGCGTTGCTCGAAGTGTCCCGGCGTGAGTTGCGCGAAACGCCGGAGGTGCGTGAGCAGGCCATAAAGCAGTTGCGCGATTTGCTGCACAATGCCACCGACCTGAACTACGCGGACGATGACGACTTCCTGCTAATCTTTCTGCGCCCGTGCCACTTCTATCCGGACAGTGCGCTCAAAATGGTAAGTCAGCGTGTCAGCACACCCTGCCAGCGTATTGTTGTTTATGGCTGCACTAGCATTGTAACTTGATCCTTACCGTACTTGTGCGCACTAATCAGTTTCGAAGTCAAACGACCGGCCATATTCGGCTAGTGCCTTCGTGAGGCTCcaaaaaaggttatttttaccaaccaaaacaaaaaaaaaaacaaacctccaAGTCCGATAAGCTATTGCATATTTTGGACCGAAAATAAGTGGCTTGATAAGACCTCGGTTGATTAAAGGAAAGGATGGTAAACAGGACGGCCAGATGCATGCAATGTCTTATCGAATCGTACGACTGCGAAAACCGCACTAATAGGTGTATTACTCGTCTCGCCCTCCCTCTCCAAAAAACAGATGCGAAGAATAGCCGACTTTAAGAAAAACAACTTCCCGCTAATGCACAACCTGTCGCCGGAGGATGAGAAGCTCTCCTTCCTGGATCACAAGATTGTGAACGTGTTGACGAACCGGGACAGCAAGGGTCGTCGGATATTGATCGTGAGCTGTGGTGCGGTCTGGGACCCGAAGGCCGTCACCGCCGAGAAACTGTTCCGGATGTTCTACCTGGTACATCTGGTGGCCCAGCTCGAGCCGGCCACGCAGATTAACGGCGTGGTGATCGTGATGGACTTTGAGGGTCTGTCGCTGAAACAGGTGCGTGGTCTATCGCCGTCCTTTTCGAAGCTGTTGCTTACCTTCCTGCAGGAGGCCGTCCCGTTGCGGATGAAGGAGTTCCACATCCTCAAGCAGCCGTACATCTTCAACATGGTGTGGACATTGTTCAAACCGTTCATTGGTGATAAGCTCAAGAAGAGGGTAGGTAGACATCAAGTTCGAATTGTTGGAGATCGTTTctaatttttcacttttctcaCACTCGTACAGCTCTACTTCCATGGTAATGACATGAAGAAGCTACACAAGCACATCGATCCGGTGGATCTTCCCAAAAACTATGGCGGTACACGACCCGCGCTGGACTACAGTTCCCGCGACTGGTATCCTTGCATCGAGAAGTACACCGAGCACTTCCACCGATGGAACAACTACGGCTACGCTGCTGGCCCTTGAACCCCTCCATTCAGCTGATAGCCAGCATCCTGCATCTGCATCGTTTGTCATCGCATTCCAAAGAGAGGCCAAAAACTACTTACACAaaccacaccaacacacaaccaATCGTGCCATTCGGACGGTGGTGCGAAGTTCAATTAATACGGCTCGCGCAGATAAGCAATCGCGCACTTATGTGACGTCGCGACATAAGCCAACGTGTGATAAGCTCCCTCTTCCCTATCCCTATCAAACTCACTTTGGAGAGAACCATTCGGTTTTGAAGGACGAATTCAAACAGTCGCCATTTTTTACGTTTAGAAACGCTTGCCTGATACGTCTGTGTAAGCACATGGGATCCAAACGGGACACTATTAGTGATTAGaggggaaaaacaacaacgctaCGATACGCCCGCTACCAATGTCGATGCGTGCATGCGGCATTTAGAGAGATTAAGCCGGTGCCGCACACATGAACTCGCTGGGCTGTATTTGACGACGGTGTTCTATAGcaataaattgaattcaattgTCATCGATTAATGAGGCGTGaggttttgatttttcttaTCACTGTAGGGATTAGTTCTAGATCAATGTTTAAATTCCAGTCGGATAGCCGAATGCGTAACGACGGCGTTCCATTACACAATGATGGGGTTTCCCTGCTAAGCTAATTGCACTCGCTGAtatgggaggtgggtggatTTGATTCACATAAGCCGGCTTCCTGTGTGGTAAATTGCGATCATACCCAAGGTTTAAAGtactttgtttacaataatatcgaataaatttcaaaattatAATAGTAGCAGGAGTTGTTCCTAGTCAGCTTCTGAATGACGTAATTGTTAATTATTACCATGCGGCATTAGCCATTAACAgggcctaaatgtaggcaatgcGCAGTACATCTTTTAATGCATCACACTACAGGGCTCGTCGtggttgtattattttttcctgcaaacagattgaatattttatcaatttaattacaaaactACTTATTTCGTTGTTGGCAGTGAAGTGTACCGATAGTCCCCAAAATGCGCTATTACAGCGGACCGTTATaacccgaaaaaaaatccgcgtatctcgaatttccgcgtaagtcgaatcctggtgctaTTTCGTGTATACTTTAAAATCAAAGATTCGACtaccttctctgcacttagcACATTCAACAAATTATACGTCTTGTTGAAAGAATACAgtgaaatcaaataaatacaaatgtTGCATATGAAAAGGAAAGgtatttttgaccaatttttcccctttttgcttagaaTTTCTCATCGGTCAAACGAACATAAATATCCAATATGCGAAGTGATGAATAAgttgaatttttaataattcaaaaaGTATTATTTTCTAAACAATTATGTAGCTATACTGCAGAATAACGGTTATGTAACGATCCCATATGATTTGTGCAAAAGATCGACGAGCACGATCAGTGCTTATCAGTGTTTCATTCTTTACGTAACTGCAAGTCAGTGTTACACCACGGAATCAttggtgtgtttctttttctaagCTGGAAGCAAAATGAATGCCAATCTGTTTACTTTCAGAGCCATTAACCTAACCGGCAGTGGAACAAAAAATACTGTTCATGAAACCAAGAATTGGATGCAAAGTGCAATCCTTTATTGATTTTAGTTCAATCAACAGATGCCATTGTTGAGATTGTTTTCTTCCCTTAGTGTGTCAACCATGTGCCCCGTCTTCCAGTGAGCTGTGTCAGAATGCGTAGAACCTGTATAGAAGAAACCCCCGTTCAGTCAAAGTCCATTGTAAGCAATTCCTTCCCTGCTATTCCTCACTCGGTTAATCGTTTTGTCACCAAACCGAACTACCAAATAGTCTCAACTACGACCCTGATAAGACGGCTGTTCTGACGCTTCGTTTCCCCGTTATCAATCGCAAGAAGCAGTTGACTTCCTTCAAGTGCTAACGGCCTTTTGCGTTCGTTTGTGTTCGGATTATGTGAATCCAATCAATGTTCTGTCCACCGCCCCCGGGTGAAGTGTACTGGACGGCGCTCATCATCGTTTATCTCTTCACGGCACCTTGCAGGGGATTGGGCAGCGAAGCTGATAGTGGAAGACGACCCTAGAAGACGCTGCCAAATGTTAGCGCGTCCGATAGAAAGCATCGAACCTAATCTCCACGAAACTCCACGAATCGATGCGGCAAGGGTATCAGTGTAAAGGCCGAGCACGTAAACAACCGGGCTCTGGATGACTGATAACAGTGGCAGCGGCTGAAGCAGCACCAGAGAATGCATAGTGTAGACGGTCACAAACGTTCGTGACCGGGATCTAACAGGAGTCACAGTGTACTGC
Protein-coding sequences here:
- the LOC128301948 gene encoding clavesin-1-like; translated protein: MKTIAQPPFDIVTEPPTEALLEVSRRELRETPEVREQAIKQLRDLLHNATDLNYADDDDFLLIFLRPCHFYPDSALKMMRRIADFKKNNFPLMHNLSPEDEKLSFLDHKIVNVLTNRDSKGRRILIVSCGAVWDPKAVTAEKLFRMFYLVHLVAQLEPATQINGVVIVMDFEGLSLKQVRGLSPSFSKLLLTFLQEAVPLRMKEFHILKQPYIFNMVWTLFKPFIGDKLKKRLYFHGNDMKKLHKHIDPVDLPKNYGGTRPALDYSSRDWYPCIEKYTEHFHRWNNYGYAAGP